One segment of Anastrepha obliqua isolate idAnaObli1 chromosome 3, idAnaObli1_1.0, whole genome shotgun sequence DNA contains the following:
- the LOC129241349 gene encoding uncharacterized protein CG13380, whose protein sequence is MPRRNRKKSSLSDRLDIIRKNNVSAGITGMISDNDAADKSKTKSISNEMQPIPEGCICQRDAKTFVCICCKMFSFGRISESCPIHPNVTYLMDFSCCPYCYGQAEHLHVVNMEYERYFKT, encoded by the exons ATGCCTcgtagaaatagaaaaaaaagttcacTTAGTGATCGTTTAGACATCATACGGAAAAACAACGTTTCAGCTGGTATAACTGGAATGATTAGTGACAATGATGCCGCGGACAAAAGTAAAACTAAGTcgatttcaaatgaaatgcagccAATTCCCGAAGGATGCATTTGTCAACGTGATGCCAAAACATTTGTGTGCATCTGTTGCAAAATGTTCAGTTTCGGACGTATCTCTGAGTCTTGTCCTATTCACCCAAAT GTTACTTACTTGATGGATTTCTCGTGCTGCCCCTATTGCTATGGACAGGCTGAACACCTTCACGTTGTTAATATGGAATATGAACGATATTTCAAGAcataa